One Streptomyces hundungensis DNA segment encodes these proteins:
- a CDS encoding mersacidin/lichenicidin family type 2 lantibiotic: protein MSEPTAADVIRAWRDPLFRAALDDRARAALPPHPAGDIEVPGLDRA from the coding sequence GTGTCTGAACCGACGGCCGCCGACGTGATCAGGGCCTGGCGGGACCCGCTGTTCCGGGCAGCCCTGGACGACCGTGCGCGAGCCGCACTGCCTCCGCATCCGGCGGGCGACATCGAGGTACCCGGCCTGGACCGTGCATAG